In a single window of the Tellurirhabdus bombi genome:
- a CDS encoding RagB/SusD family nutrient uptake outer membrane protein produces MKYTIIKNINKAILVGAVLVGPAGCSDFLDEQAPSNLTTDIFYTIPDHAEAALATVYDRLRFMGEGANIFSNNWQLLEAMTGTSTTETAQNSDLNNLYSLSHDGNTTHIVNYWNGLYRVIAQANQLLEQVPKITMPDAQKTKILGEARFLRAGAYFTAVQLWGDVPLITKPQTIYSEDFKPTRASKEDVYKLIVEDLLAAEAAGLPWMDVSGRVNLAAVKTQLSKVYLTMAGFPLSKGASHYKLAADKAFEVITYANANPTTINLFTTYEDVHNERTENRLEHLFMLQYNAIVASNPMDNFYGNFKPINYNGPTGTGSSVPTRSFYDSYEKGDLRAKDQEGYFYTTYFTNGTGARFELGAPYVFKHFNRIANGTQGVAGTRLNNLNVPQIRYAETLLLYAEAQNEVGGPTQAAYDAMKRIRDRAKLTTPALGTYTQATFREAVWRERWHELAYEQITWFDMVRLRKVYNEKTNGFDNFVGHINLSTNKALEEKHLLLPIPRQEMLNNPNLKTQNPGYPN; encoded by the coding sequence ATGAAGTACACAATCATAAAAAATATAAACAAGGCAATTCTGGTTGGCGCGGTCTTGGTCGGTCCTGCCGGTTGCTCCGACTTCCTGGATGAGCAGGCTCCGTCGAACTTAACCACCGACATCTTCTATACCATTCCCGATCACGCGGAGGCGGCGCTCGCCACGGTCTATGACCGCTTGCGGTTCATGGGAGAAGGTGCCAATATCTTTTCGAACAACTGGCAGTTGCTGGAAGCCATGACGGGTACTTCCACGACGGAAACCGCCCAGAACTCAGACTTGAACAACTTGTATAGCTTGTCACACGACGGAAATACAACGCACATTGTCAACTACTGGAACGGTTTGTACCGGGTTATTGCGCAGGCAAATCAGCTGCTTGAGCAGGTACCAAAAATCACGATGCCAGATGCGCAGAAAACCAAAATCTTGGGCGAAGCGCGGTTCCTGCGGGCGGGTGCATACTTCACGGCTGTTCAGTTGTGGGGTGATGTGCCGCTGATTACCAAGCCTCAAACTATTTATTCTGAGGATTTTAAGCCAACCAGAGCATCTAAGGAAGATGTATACAAATTGATTGTGGAAGACCTTCTGGCCGCCGAAGCTGCTGGTTTGCCGTGGATGGACGTAAGCGGACGGGTTAACCTGGCCGCTGTGAAAACGCAGCTGTCGAAAGTATACCTGACAATGGCGGGTTTTCCGCTGAGCAAAGGCGCATCGCACTACAAATTAGCAGCCGATAAAGCCTTTGAGGTAATTACCTACGCCAATGCGAATCCAACTACAATTAACTTGTTTACTACCTACGAAGATGTGCACAATGAACGGACAGAAAACCGGTTGGAGCATCTTTTCATGTTGCAATACAACGCGATTGTAGCGAGCAATCCGATGGACAATTTCTACGGAAACTTCAAGCCCATCAACTACAACGGTCCGACCGGAACGGGAAGCTCTGTACCCACAAGATCGTTCTACGATTCGTACGAAAAAGGAGATTTGCGGGCTAAGGATCAGGAGGGCTACTTCTATACAACGTATTTCACCAACGGGACAGGCGCGCGGTTTGAGCTAGGAGCACCTTATGTGTTCAAGCACTTTAACCGCATTGCCAACGGAACGCAGGGTGTGGCGGGAACTCGCTTAAATAACCTGAATGTACCGCAGATTCGCTATGCCGAAACGCTGTTGTTGTACGCCGAAGCACAAAACGAAGTGGGTGGACCAACGCAGGCAGCCTATGACGCCATGAAGCGCATCCGCGACCGGGCTAAACTGACTACGCCGGCTTTAGGAACCTATACACAAGCTACCTTCCGGGAGGCCGTGTGGCGGGAGCGCTGGCACGAACTGGCTTACGAACAAATCACCTGGTTTGATATGGTTCGTCTGCGTAAAGTATACAACGAAAAAACAAACGGATTCGACAATTTCGTGGGTCACATCAACCTCAGCACCAACAAAGCGCTGGAAGAAAAGCATTTACTGCTGCCTATTCCAAGACAGGAAATGCTGAATAACCCGAATCTGAAAACGCAGAATCCAGGATATCCAAACTAA
- a CDS encoding DedA family protein — MELIHTILDFFLHLDKHLADIINEYGTLTYAILFLIVFVETGFIIMPLLPGDSLLFAAGALAASTGALDVKIMIPLLIVAALLGDNVNYIVGKFLGKQIKMRERILFFKREYITETEAFYHKHGGKTVIMARFIPIVRTIAPFVAGAGSMEYSKYITYCVAGAILWVFGITMLGYLCGNIPIVKNNFELVVFAIIGFSILPMIIQFVKVKLRRATV, encoded by the coding sequence ATGGAACTGATTCACACAATTCTTGATTTTTTTCTTCACCTGGACAAGCATCTGGCAGACATCATTAATGAGTATGGCACGCTGACTTACGCCATTTTATTCCTGATTGTCTTCGTTGAGACGGGCTTTATTATTATGCCTCTGTTACCTGGCGACTCGCTGCTGTTTGCGGCAGGTGCGCTGGCGGCTTCGACAGGTGCCCTGGACGTAAAAATCATGATTCCGCTGTTGATTGTTGCGGCGCTGCTGGGCGACAACGTCAATTATATAGTTGGTAAGTTTCTGGGTAAACAGATCAAAATGCGCGAGCGAATCCTGTTCTTTAAGCGGGAGTATATTACTGAAACAGAAGCTTTTTACCACAAGCACGGTGGTAAAACAGTCATTATGGCGCGTTTCATCCCCATCGTTCGGACCATTGCTCCGTTTGTAGCGGGTGCCGGCAGCATGGAGTATTCAAAATATATCACCTACTGCGTTGCTGGTGCAATCTTATGGGTATTTGGTATTACCATGCTGGGCTATTTGTGCGGTAATATACCCATTGTCAAAAATAACTTCGAGTTAGTAGTTTTCGCGATCATCGGTTTCTCAATCTTGCCGATGATTATTCAATTTGTCAAAGTGAAGCTACGCCGGGCTACTGTTTAA
- a CDS encoding phosphosulfolactate synthase, which yields MNYTLTQIPERTTKPRIHGMTMVMDKGLSCRQVEDFLETSASYVDIVKLGWATSFVTPNLDDKLRLYREAGIPVYFGGTLFEAFIVRNQFEDYRRLLDKYKLEHAEVSDGSIEMKQGDKLEYIRQLATQVVVLSEVGSKDEAKIIPPYKWIQLMQAELDAGAWKVIGEARESGNVGLFRASGEVRQGLVEEILTQVPFERIIWEAPQKAQQVWFVKLLGANVNLGNIAPNELISLETIRLGLRSDTFTQFLDGNGAVSSAYPHN from the coding sequence ATGAATTATACACTTACCCAAATCCCAGAGCGTACCACAAAGCCCCGTATACACGGGATGACAATGGTGATGGATAAAGGACTCAGTTGCCGTCAGGTGGAAGATTTCCTGGAAACATCAGCCTCTTATGTAGATATTGTAAAGTTAGGCTGGGCTACCTCCTTCGTCACTCCAAACCTCGACGACAAATTACGCCTCTACCGGGAAGCAGGGATTCCGGTTTATTTTGGCGGGACTTTATTCGAAGCCTTTATTGTCCGCAATCAATTTGAGGATTACCGCCGTCTGCTGGACAAATACAAGCTGGAACACGCTGAAGTTTCCGATGGGTCTATTGAGATGAAGCAAGGCGACAAGCTGGAATACATCCGCCAGTTAGCAACGCAAGTCGTTGTTTTATCGGAAGTTGGCTCTAAAGACGAAGCAAAAATTATTCCTCCTTATAAGTGGATTCAACTGATGCAGGCCGAATTAGATGCCGGAGCCTGGAAAGTGATCGGTGAAGCCCGCGAAAGTGGCAATGTTGGACTTTTCCGGGCAAGTGGGGAAGTACGGCAAGGCCTGGTTGAAGAAATCCTTACTCAAGTACCTTTTGAACGGATCATCTGGGAGGCTCCTCAAAAAGCCCAGCAGGTTTGGTTCGTAAAATTATTAGGCGCGAATGTCAATTTAGGAAACATTGCTCCTAACGAACTGATCTCGCTGGAGACCATCCGTTTGGGCTTACGTAGTGATACGTTCACTCAGTTTCTGGACGGAAATGGCGCTGTTTCTTCTGCTTATCCCCACAATTAA